A stretch of Buteo buteo chromosome 21, bButBut1.hap1.1, whole genome shotgun sequence DNA encodes these proteins:
- the SLC26A6 gene encoding solute carrier family 26 member 6, whose amino-acid sequence MGMAVEMALSHRAPREVLSEADLEELAQRKPPTKPSLRSCLRKTRCSVSTAKSLLFRFLPFLRWIPRYPVKDWLLGDIVSGFSVGIMHLPQGLAYALLAGLPPVTGLYSSFYPVFLYFFFGTSRHNSVGPFAVISVMIGSVTDSLLPSENFMESVNGSNMTVNEARRDAARVELVATITVLTGIFQVALGLLQFGFVVTYLSDPLVRGYTTAASVHVLVSQLKNVFGVSLGEHSGPLSMFMTFIEICQKLPQTNVGTLVTAIIAMVAIFAVKEFNHHFASKLPMPIPIELITIIVSTGISYGVNLNAKFGISVVGHIPSGLKPPVVPNVSYFGQVVGNAFAIAVVGYAICISLGKIFALKHGYKVDSNQELIALGLSNFLGGFFQCFAISCSMSRSLVQESTGGNSQVAGVISSLVILVTILKIGELFRDLPKAILAAIIIINLKGMFKQFSDLRTLWKSNQVDLMVWIVTFVATLLLNLDIGLGASVAFGLLTVIFRTQLPHYSILGRISDTDVYRDVAEYQMAQEVPGVKIFRSSSTLYFANVELYAEALKKKSGINVDRLIEKKKKALKKLKKQQKKAEKEKAKRKKDTEDGENGPGVAVIELSGAEGSTPPKPTLRTLGLPQPSFHAIILDFSPVSFVDTVSIKILKNIFRDFHEIEADVFIAGCPAPVLAQLERGNFFSSAITKHCFFPSVHDAVLHISGEQRQTLVDLSTRM is encoded by the exons ATGGGCATGGCAGTGGAGATGGCACTGAGCCACCGAGCGCCtcgtgaggtgctgagtgagGCCGACCTGGAGGAGCTGGCACAGCGGAAACCTCCCACCAAGCCCTCACTGCGCAGCTGTCTCCGCAAGACCAG ATGCTCGGTCTCCACTGCCAAGTCCCTGCTTTTCCGGTTCCTGCCCTTCCTGCGCTGGATTCCCCGCTACCCAGTCAAGGACTGGCTCCTGGGGGATATTGTCTCGGGCTTCAGCGTGGGCATCATGCACCTGCCCCAGG GACTTGCCTACGCACTGCTGGCCGGGCTGCCGCCCGTCACTGGTCTCTACTCCTCCTTCTACCCCGTCTTCCTCTACTTCTTCTTTGGGACATCCAGGCACAACTCCGTGG gcCCCTTTGCCGTCATCTCCGTCATGATCGGGAGCGTGACGGACTCCCTGCTGCCCAGCGAGAACTTCATGGAGTCCGTCAATGGCAGCAACATGACAGTCAATGAGGCACGGCGGGATGCTGCCAGGGTGGAGCTGGTGGCCACCATCACTGTCCTGACGGGCATATTCCAG GTGGCCCTGGGCCTGCTGCAGTTCGGCTTCGTGGTGACCTACCTCTCGGACCCGCTGGTGCGTGGCTACACCACTGCTGCCTCTGTGCACGTCCTCGTCTCCCAGCTCAAGAATGTCTTTGGGGTCTCCCTGGGTGAGCACTCAGGGCCGCTCTCAATGTTCATG ACCTTCATTGAGATTTGCCAGAAGCTGCCACAGACCAACGTGGGCACTCTGGTGACAGCCATCATTGCCATGGTGGCCATCTTCGCCGTGAAAGAGTTCAACCACCACTTCGCCTCCAAGCTGCCCATGCCTATCCCCATCGAGCTTATCACG ATCATCGTCTCCACTGGCATCTCCTATGGCGTCAACCTCAACGCCAAATTTGGCATCTCTGTGGTGGGCCACATCCCCAGCGG GTTGAAGCCGCCCGTGGTCCCTAACGTCAGCTACTTTGGGCAGGTTGTGGGCAATGCCTTCGCCATTGCTGTGGTGGGCTACGCCATCTGCATCTCCCTGGGTAAGATCTTTGCCCTGAAGCATGGCTACAAAGTGGACAGCAACCAG GAGCTGATCGCGCTGGGCCTCAGCAACTTCCTGGGGGGCTTCTTCCAGTGTTTCGCCATCAGCTGCTCCATGTCGCGGAGCCTGGTGCAGGAGAGCACAGGGGGCAACAGCCAG GTAGCTGGTGTCATCTCATCCCTGGTCATCCTGGTGACCATCCTGAAGATCGGAGAGCTCTTCCGGGACCTGCCCAAG GCCATCTTGGCtgccatcatcatcatcaaccTCAAGGGTATGTTCAAGCAGTTCAGTGACCTCCGCACGCTCTGGAAGTCCAACCAGGTGGACCTG ATGGTCTGGATTGTGACCTTTGTGGCCACCCTCTTGCTGAACTTGGACATCGGCCTGGGGGCCTCAGTGGCCTTCGGGCTGCTCACCGTCATCTTCCGCACCCAGCT cccccactaCTCCATCCTGGGGCGCATCTCCGACACCGATGTCTACAGGGACGTGGCTGAATACCAGATG GCACAGGAGGTCCCTGGCGTGAAGATCTTTCGCTCCTCCTCCACCCTTTATTTTGCCAATGTGGAGCTGTACGCTGAGGCCCTGAAGAAAAAG AGCGGCATCAACGTGGACCGCCTGATcgagaagaagaagaaggccctcaagaagctgaagaaacagcagaagaaagcagagaaggagaaggcaaagagaaaaaag gaCACAGAGGATGGAGAGAATGGTCCGGGCGTGGCGGTGATCGAGCTGAGCGGGGCGGAGGGCAGCACACCCCCCAAGCCCACCTTGCGcaccctggggctgccccagcccagcttccACGCCATCATCTTGGACTTCAGCCCCGTCAGCTTCGTGGACACCGTCTCCATCAAGATCCTGAAGAAC ATCTTCAGAGATTTCCATGAGATAGAAGCGGACGTCTTCATTGCTGGCTGCCCAG CGCCCGTCCTCGCCCAGCTGGAGCGGGGCAACTTCTTCAGCTCGGCCATCACCAAGCACTGCTTCTTCCCCTCGGTGCACGACGCTGTGCTCCACATCAGTGGGGAGCAGCGCCAGACCTTG GTGGACCTCAGCACCAGGATGTAG